In Cryptococcus neoformans var. grubii H99 chromosome 9, complete sequence, a genomic segment contains:
- a CDS encoding nicotinamide mononucleotide permease, giving the protein MPLEEKLSEEHLDRVISEKEKLDDGIDRHLAVKIPDSLVGLSPEEVNSIDKKATLKLDLLLMPVLMALYILNYLDRQNISSAKIAGIMDDLGLTTTQYNTCVAVLFAGYVSLQVFSNIFASKINYPGVYICVMCAIWGIISGCTGAVQSYAGLAVCRVVLGFAESAFFPGAVYLNSCFYTKKQMALRTAILYSGSQIGNAFGGLFALAILNLNDVHGLQGWRWLFIVEGVLTVGLAIIFALFIPNKPGTMRWLSQQERDRLTYRLEVDRSSKDATDEVTAWSAFKMASCDPKTWLLCAVLYCNYIAASVTNFFPVVVSGLGFNRTVTLAITCPPYVLCCFSILIIGWHSDKKNERTLHIICPFFITIIANIIAISTTKVAPRYVAMCLLPSSFYGATCCVLSWISSSITGPAVKRAIAIAIINAVCNTPNIWTSYLYYDSPRYVAAFGVDLAASVLTIAFAALTYLYLRRQNRKIERGDPLPVSGPSVVQIEAGFKYQL; this is encoded by the exons ATGCCGCTTGAGGAGAAGTTGAGTGAAGAACATCTTGATCGGGTAATCagcgagaaggaaaagctCGATGATGGCATTGACCGCCACCTTGCCGTCAAGATTCCCGATTCCTTGGTTGGACTCAGCCCTGAAGAGGTCAACTCTATTGATAAGAAGGCAACATTGAAGCTGGATTTGCTCTTAATGCCAGTGTTAATGGCACTTTACATTCT CAACTATCTTGATCGACAGAATATTTCTTCAGCCAAAATCGCCGGAATCATGGACGACCTTGGACTTACAACAACTCAATACAATACATGCGTCGCCGTATTGTTCGCTGGATATGTTAGTCTTCAAGTCTTTAGTAACATCTTCGCTTCAAAAATCAACTACCCAGGCGTTT ACATCTGTGTCATGTGTGCCATTTGGGGTATCATCTCCGGTTGCACTGGCGCTGTCCAGTCCTATGCCGGTCTTGCTGTATGCCGTGTAGTTCTTGGGTTCGCAGAGAGTGCATTTTTCCCCGGTGCTGTATACCTCAACTCCTGCTTCTATACCAAGAAGCAAATGGCCCTTAGAACAGCCATTCTGTACTCGGGATCCCAGATCGGAAATGCTTTCGGTGGTCTTTTTGCTTTGgccatcctcaaccttAACGATGTCCATGGTCTTCAAGGTTGGAGGTGGCTCTTCATCGTAGAAG GCGTCTTGACTGTTGGTCttgccatcatcttcgcATTGTTCATCCCCAACAAGCCCGGAACCATGAGATGGCTTTCACAGCAAGAAAGGGACCGCCTCACCTATCGATTGGAAGTTGATAGATCGTCCAAGGATGCGACAGATGAAGTCACCGCTTGGAGTGCTTTCAAAATGGCCTCATGCGATCCTAAGACTTGGCTCCTTTGTGCAGTTCTTTACTGCAATTACATCGCGGCTTCAGTCACCAACTTCTTCCCTGTTGTCG TTTCTGGCCTTGGTTTCAACCGCACTGTGACGCTCGCCATCACTTGCCCTCCTTACGTCCTCTGTTGCTTTTCCATTTTGATAATCGGTTGGCATTCGGATAAGAAAAATGAACGAACACTTCATATCATTTGTCCTTTCTTTATCACCATTATCGCCAATATCATCGCTATATCGACTACAAAAGTTGCTCCACGATACGTTGCTAtgtgtcttcttccttcctcattttATGGTGCAACCTGCTGTGTGCTGTCCTGGATCAGTTCATCCATCACAGGCCCTGCGGTCAAGCGTGCCATTGCCATTGCCAT TATCAACGCTGTTTGTAACACCCCCAACATTTGGACATCGTATCTCTATTACGACTCTCCCCGTTATGTCGCGGCATTCGGAGTAGATTTAGCTGCCAGTGTTTTGACTATTGCTTTCGCGGCTTTGACTTACCTTTATCTCCGTCGCCAGAATCGTAAGATTGAGCGTGGGGATCCTTTGCCTGTCTCAGGCCCCTCTGTCGTACAAATTGAGGCTGGCTTTAAATATCAGTTGTGA
- a CDS encoding galactonate dehydratase → MSANPPQPVNVTTDSSVKADREAVYLPPSELALRYNKGLQRPLAVQPHPSAAQVGSTNIKKIETFYLRPRWLFVRVETEGGVVGWGEGTLEGHTEAVQGSMKDIARRLIGWDAMNIEEIYTYLYRHRFYRGGEVLMSAMSGVDIALWDIKGKILGVPVWELLGGKVRERCDVYGWVGGDRPSDVAEQAKARKEQGFRFVKMNATESIGWLDSPHALDDTVKRLAEVKAVGIDAGLDFHGRVHKGMAKQLAAGLEPHRPFFIEEPLLPGHVNELKDLYNKTNIPIALGERLFTRLDVRPYLEAGCIDLIQPDIAHAGGISETKKIAIMAEAYDVGLAPHCPLGPLAFAASLHVGFSTPNFVICEMSLKMHYNVGKDLLSYMLNPEVFNIENGSIGLLTAPGLGIELNEDMIRKEAAEAAELEPWINPLFRGEDGAMREW, encoded by the exons ATGTCTGCCAACCCCCCTCAGCCAGTAAATGTTACCACCGATTCATCTGTGAAAGCCGACCGGGAGGCAGTctaccttcctccttccgaGCTGGCCTTGAGGTATAACAAGGGCCTCCAACGTCCCCTCGCAGTGCAGCCTCATCCTAGTGCTGCCCAAGTTGGCTCCACTAATATCAAGAAGATCGAAACCTTTTACCTGCGTCCTAGGTGGCTCTTTGTCCGAGTCGAGACGGAAGGAGGTGTCGTTGGGTGGGGTGAGGGAACTCTGGAAGGTCACACCGAAGCCGTACAAGGTAGTATGAAAGACATCGCCAGAAG ATTGATTGGATGGGATGCTATGAACATTGAAGAAATCTACACCTACCTTTACCGGCATCGATTCTACCGAGGTGGTGAAGTCCTTATGTCTGCCATGAGTGGTGTGGACATCGCTCTTTGGGAtatcaagggcaagatcCTCGGCGTTCCCGTCTGGGAATTGCTCGGCGGCAAGGTCCGAGAGAGATGTGATGTTTACGGCTGGGT TGGTGGTGACCGACCTTCTGATGTAGCAGAACAGGCCAAAGCCAGGAAAGAACAGGGGTTCCGCTTTGTCAAGATGAATG CGACTGAATCCATTGGCTGGCTCGACTCCCCTCATGCTCTTGATGATACTGTAAAGAGACTGGCAGAAGTGAAGGCAGTTGGCATTGACGCTGGACT TGATTTCCATGGCCGAGTGCATAAAGGCATGGCAAAGCAGCTTGCTGCTGGCCTCGAGCCCCACAGacctttcttcatcgaaGAGCCTCTTTTGCCAGGGCATGTCAACGAGCTCAAAGACTTGTACAACAAGACCAACATTCCCATTGCT CTTGGGGAACGACTTTTCACTCGTCTTGATGTCCGACCATACCTTGAAGCTGGCTGTATCGACCTCATCCAGCCTGACATTGCTCACGCTGGTGGTATTTCTGAAACAAAAAAGATTGCTATCATGGCCGA AGCATATGATGTTGGTCTTGCACCTCACTGTCCTCTCGGTCCCTTGGCCTTCGCCGCCTCTCTTCATGTCGGTTTCTCAACGCCTAACTTCGTCATTTGCGAAatgagcttgaagatgcATTACAACGTGGGCAAGGATCTCTTGTCCTACATGCTCAATCCTGAAGTTTTTAACATCGAGAATGGCTCTATCGGGCTGCTTACTGCTCCTGGTTTGGGTATTGAACTCAATGAAGATATGATTAGGAAGGAGGCAGCTGAAGCGGCTGAGCTCGAACCTTGGATTAACCCTCTTTTCCGAGGAGAGGACGGTGCCATGCGAGAGTGGTAA
- a CDS encoding specific RNA polymerase II transcription factor — protein sequence MLNPSVAATFAGGNNYHRGNTAAPLDMLSHPPSRLSPPPRADVYGVAASSSGLQLPVASSSASATYPTQLPQTAAPLTETKKQGQNLPKRGYRACTNCRLRKARCDLGDVNSPSEPPCSRCRREQRDCVFLPSKRRRRTSVADPALREEPLDLPQAEIYPAQAAARPSSANAHSSGTQGPPGVSRALNQQGPPLASASSVNPSFPQLPKPAPNKDDSSSRMPFTQTGIWNETVQQTTSTEDQGKHQVFPCSTTYPTMHSVGSTQHHTDTTTPGSLGGSSTASTTALSPQYRSKKRKTEPSNRKIVNANLSNEMDALEILANAATDGDDEGEDGKRKQPHDPKKVTWNVGEEDKAPMRELGDFHLIKAGILDEHGLHAMVDNFFRHYHPALPIFQTARIPRCREQLLDLAHNDSFLLTCIIAVASRHPSDSRYKDVHDKTWAVIRDAMSDYSFTGLPGSVGFVEGVLLLAEHLPRERGTPPRGTSVDMLAGPGTESAGVHGTDNRRSWSLIGLAIRAAYLLGLDQISLEIDESSRTPDVERARSVWTWCYLYDRTIGLRTGLAFWSRGPALCFVGYSHISQTGEVAARLNFPLQLSPGAELDGTAHDDSASLMQSLVELTQVMTNAHDILYPSKLRTEVLVKQGEYFLFLDHFRRALDSYRTIWKPKQWSNRTLEELSWMTFHYVRLYISSFGYSAHIKRAQWRGDKEASIGRDGFRQAVQIFPRGSATSPDALYIYDSIAAANEILHISLRLAQMGSLRYLPSRYLINISYAAVFALKSSYSGAVEEKDMHRIRELVDHVCTGLVLSCPDKDHPAVRYGQMLRMLAKRLEELHDASAVPSRYPSPEPIETTSNSNASPQTSQDQSSVFPWPAPPNASTENNVPTPAFQLPPFPDMSFLTNSQVNPDYVEGSNTSNSERHEAMFDYGDTKFDFDLKGFWDDFTLGEGSGFPFR from the exons ATGCTGAACCCGTCAGTGGCTGCAACCTTTGCCGGGGGAAACAACTACCACAGGGGTAACACCGCTGCACCTCTCGACATGCTGTCCCATCCGCCCTCCAGACTTTCTCCGCCTCCAAGGGCGGATGTATACGGCGTggcagcctcttcttcaggcCTACAGCTGCCAGTGGCCAgttcttctgcttccgcTACGTATCCCACACAGCTGCCTCAAACAGCCGCACCGCTCACCGagacgaagaagcaagGCCAGAACCTTCCTAAACGAGGTTATCGGGCTTGT ACCAACTGCCGACTCAGAAAAGCTCGTTGCGACC TTGGGGATGTAAACTCCCCTTCAGAACCTCCCTGCTCGCGTTGTCGAAGGGAGCAGCGTGACTGTGTGTTTCTTCCTAGC AAACGGCGTCGCAGAACATCTGTAGCTGACCCTGCTTTACGGGAAGAACCGTTGGATCTTCCGCAGGCCGAAATTTATCCTGCTcaagcagcagcaaggccCTCAAGTGCCAATGCACATTCAAGCGGAACTCAGGGGCCTCCCGGCGTGTCCCGGGCTCTCAATCAACAAGGTCCCCCTCTTGCCTCGGCCTCATCTGtcaatccttctttcccccaGCTTCCTAAACCGGCCCCCAATAAGGATGATTCCTCCAGCAGGATGCCCTTTACTCAAACTGGCATCTGGAACGAAACAGTGCAACAAACCACCAGTACCGAAGATCAAGGAAAACATCAAGTGTTTCCCTGTTCTACTACTTATCCGACCATGCATTCCGTGGGCTCAACACAACATCACACTGACACCACTACTCCGGGCTCATTGGGCGGATCATCTACAGCGTCGACCACCGCTTTGTCACCACAGTATCGCTCCAAAAAACGGAAAACTGAGCCCAGCAATCGAAAGATTGTCAACGCCAACTTGAGCAACGAAATGGATGCTTTGGAGATCCTGGCGAATGCTGCAACTGATGGAGAcgatgagggagaagacggTAAAAGGAAACAACCACACGATCCAAAGAAGGTCACCTGGAAtgttggagaggaagacaaaGCGCCTATGAGGGAGTTGGGCGATTTTCATTTGATAAAAGCTGGCATTTTAGACGAACATGGCCTTCATGCCATGGTAGACAACTTTTTCCGGCACTACCACCCAGCACTT CCTATCTTCCAAACTGCCCGTATCCCGAGATGCAGGGAGCAACTACTCGACCTCGCTCACAATGATAGTTTCCTTCTTACCTGTATAATCGCTGTCGCGTCTAGACATCCGTCTGATAGTCGATACAAAGATGTTCACGACAAAACATGGGCAGTGATCAGAGACGCCATGAGCGATTACTCTTTCACCGGTCTACCTGGATCAGTTGGTTTTGTAGAAGGAGTGCTCCTTCTTGCAGAACACCTTCCTAGAGAAAGGGGAACACCTCCAAGAGGAACAAGTGTAGATATGCTTGCCGGACCTGGGACTGAGTCGGCTGGAGTGCATGGCACAGACAATAGAAGAAGCTGGTCTTTGATCGGTTTGGCCATTCGCGCGGCATATCTCCTGGGGT TGGATCAAATTTCGTTGGAGATTGACGAATCCAGTCGTACTCCTGATGTAGAACGAGCTAGAAGTGTTTGGACCTGGTGTTATTTATATGACCGAACGATAG GTCTTCGAACAGGTCTCGCTTTCTGGTCTCGAGGCCCTGCCCTGTGTTTTGTGGGCTATTCCCACATATCACAGACGGGAGAGGTAGCTGCCAGACTCAACTTCCCTCTGCAATTGTCTCCGGGGGCAGAGCTGGATGGGACAGCCCATGACGACTCGGCATCGCTTATGCAATCCCTTGTGGAGCTCACTCAAGTGATGACGAACGCCCATGACATCCTGTATCCAAGCAAGCTTAGAACAGAAGTGTTGGTCAAACAGGGAGAGtacttcttgttcttggaCCATTTCAGGCGAG cCCTTGACAGCTATCGTACTATCTGGAAACCTAAACAATGGTCTAATCGTACCCTTGAAGAGTTAAGCTGGATGACATTCCATTATGTTAG ATTATACATTTCTTCGTTCGGATATTCTGCACATATAAAGAGAGCTCAATGGCGTGGAGATAAGGAGGCTTCGATTGGTCGAGATGGCTTTCGACAAGCAGTGCAGATATTTCCTCGAG GTTCTGCAACGTCTCCCGATGCTCTTTACATCTACGATTCCATTGCAGCTGCCAACGAGATTCTACATATTTCTCTGCGTCTTGCTCAAATGGGCAGTCTCCGctatcttccttcccgtTATCTCATCAACATATCGTATGCTGCTGTCTTTGCGTTAAAGAGCAGTTACTCTGGCGCTgtagaagaaaaggatatGCATAG GATTAGGGAATTAGTCGACCATGTGTGTACGGGATTGGTGTTATCCTGTCCTGACAAGGACCATCCAGCCGTTCGTTACGGACAAatgttgaggatgttggCTAAACGACTGGAAGAGCTCCATGATGCGAGT GCGGTTCCGTCCCGTTATCCCTCTCCTGAGCCCATCGAAACGACCTCCAACTCAAATGCATCCCCCCAAACAAGCCAAGATCAATCCTCTGTTTTCCCTTGGCCAGCACCTCCCAACGCTTCGACCGAGAATAATGTCCCCACTCCTGCTTTTCAACTTCCGCCCTTCCCCGACATGTCTTTCCTTACGAACAGCCAAGTTAATCCCGATTACGTGGAAGGAAGTAATACGTCGAATTCAGAGAGACACGAAGCAATGTTTGACTATGGGGACACCAAATTTGATTTTGATCTGAAGGGTTTCTGGGATGACTTCACGCTAGGCGAAGGAAGCGGTTTTCCGTTTAGATGA